In Catenulispora sp. MAP5-51, a genomic segment contains:
- a CDS encoding ABC transporter ATP-binding protein — MTLDGSRRVGETDLMTRWARLWRRMTRMFDVDAVPVTVVDDMAPDPHAWSAGYADTAGTGFRTVARRLPLLIVTSLRLAAEASKPRTVALLVVQTASSLAGAFSLYATTDVLAPLFGAGATPDRIRAALPSMLVVLVLTASRSLCDSVAKAFAQQLGPMMDAKAMIRLQELCTRAELVAFDKADWVDASQRAERGSISARSMLAITQQVLQSLAMLIGVAGVLAVLHPVLVPLLLLSVVPRWWAAVRVARLDYKVFVRWVEGRRRQTLLTQLSVTTTSAAAVRALSLSGYLVERYRRITDAYLTERLQLVRAETSSMVAGNAVAGLFTGVVYAVLALLLWKQAIPLAVGGTAYLAVSRVQQALLSLAMDINELYSEGLYLEDYRTFCNDAAGHLPPAGDEPTPEDFQEIVAEDVVFAYQGAKTQAVAGVSLRVKRGQVVAFVGENGAAKTTMAKLLARLYLPDAGRITWDGHDSAAMDVETLRSRIAFIDQDHTRFPFTARENIRIGEWTADPEPARIQEAARHADAHRFISALPRGYDTLLERSLSGGLSVSGGQWQRLALARGFFRRACLVIADEPTSSLDAAAEAAFYRRLREYGGTVVMITHRLGNVAECADYIYVFADGLVAEQGTHAELIAADGWYARSYRLQRQSFEKGDSLGERIGPAQPIQPAEAEPAL, encoded by the coding sequence ATGACTCTCGACGGTTCCCGCCGGGTCGGCGAGACTGATCTGATGACGCGGTGGGCTCGCCTGTGGCGGCGCATGACCCGGATGTTCGACGTGGACGCGGTGCCCGTGACCGTCGTCGACGACATGGCGCCGGACCCGCACGCCTGGAGCGCCGGCTACGCCGACACCGCCGGGACGGGATTTCGCACCGTGGCGCGCCGGCTGCCGCTGCTGATCGTGACCTCGCTCCGGCTGGCCGCCGAGGCCTCCAAGCCCCGCACCGTCGCGCTGCTGGTCGTGCAGACCGCCTCCTCGCTGGCCGGCGCGTTCAGCCTGTACGCCACCACCGACGTGCTGGCCCCGCTGTTCGGCGCCGGCGCCACCCCGGACCGGATCCGCGCGGCGCTGCCGTCGATGCTCGTGGTGCTGGTGCTCACCGCCTCGCGCTCGCTGTGCGACTCGGTGGCCAAGGCGTTCGCGCAGCAGCTCGGGCCGATGATGGACGCCAAGGCGATGATCCGGCTGCAGGAGCTGTGCACGCGCGCCGAACTCGTCGCGTTCGACAAGGCCGACTGGGTCGACGCCTCGCAGCGCGCCGAGCGCGGATCCATCTCGGCGCGCAGCATGCTGGCCATCACGCAGCAGGTGTTGCAGAGCCTTGCGATGCTCATCGGCGTGGCCGGGGTGCTGGCGGTGCTGCATCCGGTGCTGGTGCCCCTGCTTCTGCTGTCGGTGGTGCCGCGCTGGTGGGCCGCGGTGCGGGTGGCACGGCTGGACTACAAGGTCTTCGTCCGCTGGGTGGAGGGGCGGCGCCGGCAGACCCTGCTGACCCAGCTGTCGGTGACGACCACCTCGGCCGCGGCGGTCCGCGCGCTGTCGCTGTCCGGATACCTGGTCGAGCGCTACCGCCGCATCACCGACGCCTACCTGACCGAGCGTTTGCAGCTGGTCCGTGCCGAGACCTCGTCCATGGTCGCCGGCAACGCCGTCGCGGGGCTGTTCACCGGCGTGGTCTACGCCGTGCTGGCCCTGCTGCTGTGGAAGCAGGCCATTCCGCTGGCCGTCGGCGGTACGGCGTACCTGGCCGTGAGCCGCGTCCAGCAGGCGCTGCTGAGCCTGGCGATGGACATCAACGAGCTGTATTCCGAGGGCCTGTATCTGGAGGACTACCGCACGTTCTGCAACGACGCGGCCGGGCATCTTCCGCCGGCCGGGGACGAACCGACACCCGAGGACTTCCAGGAGATCGTCGCCGAGGACGTCGTGTTCGCTTATCAGGGGGCGAAGACGCAGGCGGTCGCGGGAGTCTCGCTGCGGGTGAAACGGGGCCAGGTCGTCGCGTTCGTGGGGGAGAACGGCGCGGCGAAGACCACGATGGCCAAGCTGCTGGCCCGCCTGTACCTGCCCGATGCGGGCCGGATCACCTGGGACGGCCACGACAGCGCAGCCATGGACGTCGAGACGCTGCGCTCCCGGATCGCCTTCATCGACCAGGACCACACGCGCTTCCCGTTCACCGCCCGCGAGAACATCCGCATCGGGGAGTGGACGGCGGATCCGGAACCGGCACGGATCCAGGAGGCGGCACGGCACGCCGACGCGCACCGGTTCATCAGCGCCCTGCCGCGCGGCTACGACACGCTGCTGGAGCGCAGCCTCAGCGGCGGCCTGTCGGTCTCCGGCGGCCAGTGGCAGCGCCTGGCGCTGGCCCGCGGCTTCTTCCGGCGTGCCTGTCTGGTGATCGCCGACGAACCGACGTCCAGCCTGGACGCCGCCGCCGAAGCCGCGTTCTACCGCCGGCTGCGCGAGTACGGCGGGACGGTCGTGATGATCACGCACCGCCTGGGCAACGTCGCCGAATGCGCGGACTACATCTACGTCTTCGCCGACGGCCTGGTCGCCGAGCAGGGTACGCACGCCGAGCTGATCGCGGCGGACGGCTGGTACGCGCGCTCCTACCGGCTGCAGCGACAGAGCTTTGAGAAAGGCGACAGCCTCGGCGAGCGGATCGGTCCAGCCCAACCGATCCAGCCCGCCGAGGCCGAACCCGCCCTCTAA
- a CDS encoding NEW3 domain-containing protein, with amino-acid sequence MSRTAPQRLFGALAAAVMVIGAVTAAAPAVSADTGTGTAAAAPAINTHPSYNGLSLTPPMGFNDWAGFECNSDMNEALFTKTADEIVSLGLNKLGYDYVNIDDCWMQKTRDANGNLQVDATRFPHGLKWLGDYIHSKGLKFGIYEDAGYNTCQGAAGSYGHFQQDADQYASWGVDYLKLDYCYEPMDAFPGKSESQVAQIVYTEASQALLNTGRPMQFSESAPAYVCCSGSDFTNELTWLYQHGNLWRFGSDIYDAWPSVLENYSEDNTPGLAQWAGPGHWNDADMLEVGNGGLTPTEEQTQMTLWAEMASPILLSTDLSKLTPTEVGIVSNPDVVAVDQDKLGAQGTIVQSGSGYDVLAKPLANGDVSVVLFNKGDTAQTVTTNAATIGLPGGGAPFQLTDLVSKAVSASDGTISASLAPHATAIYRVHARGDKHLPIHTAATISGATLAAGVPTPVTVSFSDYGYFDAQQPAVTLKLPTGWTATPSSVKLKNVKPRTSATATFVVTASTPPPGKVTTTLTASVAYRDRGAPATDSADLSNVTNTPFPSLAGAFNNTAISDETNPGPGNFDGDGDSYSAQALAAAGATPGATVTAGGTTFTWPSAATGTNDNVAGSGVMVNLSGQGSKLGFLGSEAGFDTDTVTVTYTDGTTSSGSLGFPNWCCSSPTAYGATPAIVTTHRNTPSGPANFGVDYDVFYNSIGIDATKTVKTVTVPGDPAIHIFAMTVQP; translated from the coding sequence ATGTCCCGCACCGCCCCACAACGGCTGTTCGGCGCGCTCGCCGCGGCCGTGATGGTGATCGGCGCCGTGACGGCCGCCGCACCGGCGGTCTCGGCCGACACCGGCACCGGCACCGCCGCCGCCGCGCCCGCGATCAACACCCACCCGTCCTACAACGGCCTGTCGCTGACCCCGCCCATGGGTTTCAACGACTGGGCCGGCTTCGAATGCAACAGCGACATGAACGAGGCGCTGTTCACCAAGACCGCCGACGAGATCGTCTCCCTCGGCCTGAACAAGCTCGGCTACGACTACGTCAACATCGACGACTGCTGGATGCAGAAGACCCGCGACGCCAACGGCAACCTGCAGGTCGACGCCACCCGCTTCCCGCACGGCCTGAAGTGGCTCGGCGACTACATCCACAGCAAGGGCCTGAAGTTCGGCATCTACGAGGACGCCGGCTACAACACCTGCCAGGGCGCGGCAGGCAGCTACGGGCACTTCCAGCAGGACGCCGACCAGTACGCGTCCTGGGGCGTGGACTACCTCAAGCTCGACTACTGCTACGAGCCGATGGACGCCTTCCCCGGCAAGTCCGAGAGCCAAGTCGCGCAGATCGTCTACACCGAGGCCAGCCAGGCGCTGCTGAACACCGGCCGTCCCATGCAGTTCTCCGAGTCGGCCCCGGCCTACGTCTGCTGTTCGGGCTCTGACTTCACCAACGAGCTGACGTGGCTCTACCAGCACGGCAACCTGTGGCGCTTCGGCTCGGACATCTACGACGCCTGGCCGAGCGTGCTGGAGAACTACAGCGAGGACAACACCCCGGGCCTGGCGCAGTGGGCCGGCCCCGGACACTGGAACGACGCGGACATGCTGGAAGTCGGCAACGGCGGGCTGACGCCCACCGAGGAGCAGACCCAGATGACCCTCTGGGCCGAGATGGCCTCGCCGATCCTGCTGTCCACCGACCTGTCGAAGCTGACGCCGACCGAGGTGGGGATCGTCTCCAACCCCGATGTGGTGGCGGTGGACCAGGACAAGCTCGGGGCGCAGGGGACGATCGTGCAGTCCGGCAGCGGATACGACGTGCTCGCCAAGCCCCTGGCGAACGGCGACGTGTCGGTCGTGTTGTTCAACAAGGGCGACACGGCGCAGACCGTCACCACCAACGCGGCCACGATCGGCCTGCCGGGCGGCGGCGCGCCGTTCCAGCTGACCGATCTGGTCAGCAAGGCCGTCAGCGCCAGCGACGGCACGATATCGGCCTCGCTCGCGCCGCACGCGACGGCCATCTACCGTGTGCACGCCAGGGGCGACAAGCACCTGCCGATCCACACCGCGGCGACGATCAGCGGCGCGACGCTGGCCGCCGGGGTTCCGACTCCGGTCACCGTCTCGTTCAGCGACTACGGCTACTTCGACGCGCAGCAGCCCGCTGTCACGCTGAAGCTGCCGACCGGCTGGACCGCGACGCCGTCCTCGGTGAAGCTCAAGAACGTCAAGCCGCGGACGTCGGCGACGGCCACGTTCGTCGTCACCGCGAGCACTCCGCCACCGGGGAAGGTGACGACGACGTTGACCGCGTCGGTCGCCTACCGCGACCGCGGAGCCCCGGCGACTGACAGCGCGGACCTGTCCAACGTCACGAACACCCCCTTCCCCTCACTGGCCGGCGCGTTCAACAACACGGCGATCAGCGACGAGACCAACCCAGGTCCCGGCAACTTCGACGGGGACGGCGACAGCTACTCCGCGCAGGCGCTCGCCGCCGCGGGAGCCACGCCGGGCGCCACGGTCACGGCCGGCGGCACGACGTTCACCTGGCCGTCTGCGGCGACCGGGACGAACGACAACGTCGCGGGCAGCGGGGTCATGGTGAACCTCAGCGGGCAGGGATCCAAGCTCGGCTTCCTCGGTTCGGAGGCCGGGTTCGACACCGACACGGTGACGGTGACGTACACGGACGGCACGACCAGCAGCGGCAGCCTCGGATTCCCGAACTGGTGCTGTTCCTCGCCGACCGCGTACGGCGCCACCCCGGCGATCGTCACCACCCATCGGAACACGCCCAGCGGCCCGGCCAACTTCGGAGTCGACTACGACGTGTTCTACAACTCGATCGGGATCGACGCGACGAAGACGGTGAAGACCGTGACCGTGCCCGGCGATCCGGCCATCCACATCTTCGCGATGACGGTTCAGCCATAG
- a CDS encoding heparin lyase I family protein: MTTGLHRRRLTYWAAGAAALALTGGVVAIATQASATGPQAAPAARAAQPGKVAQAGDSPTQAAPPAGDAAQPAQPAQPAGGTSTSSAPSAAGKVLWKPNTAVGPSTFASVQCAPGDFKVVSSGAKGKVWQAVQPAGQERCEALGPTLVAGQTFYVGWSAKVDIADNDDRYIFQLKCDPSTGTANHPIEIDATNGRVRLQEWDTHHVAHPLWTAPIVNDQWHSYALKIHLARTGGTIDLWYDGTKQTFTTGSGTFTGTTYDGTSDYLKWGSYHPSPGDAATTFTSPTMATTLQLATAGS; the protein is encoded by the coding sequence ATGACGACTGGTTTGCATCGCAGAAGGCTCACTTATTGGGCCGCGGGCGCCGCCGCGCTGGCGCTGACCGGCGGTGTCGTGGCCATCGCCACGCAGGCTTCGGCGACCGGCCCTCAGGCTGCGCCGGCCGCTCGGGCAGCTCAGCCCGGCAAGGTTGCCCAGGCCGGCGACAGCCCCACTCAGGCCGCCCCGCCTGCCGGTGATGCCGCTCAGCCCGCTCAGCCCGCTCAGCCGGCCGGCGGGACCAGCACCAGCAGCGCGCCGAGCGCCGCCGGGAAGGTGCTGTGGAAGCCGAACACGGCGGTGGGGCCGTCCACGTTCGCCTCGGTGCAGTGCGCCCCCGGCGACTTCAAGGTCGTCTCCAGCGGCGCGAAGGGCAAGGTGTGGCAGGCGGTGCAACCCGCCGGGCAGGAGCGCTGCGAGGCGCTGGGCCCGACGCTGGTCGCCGGCCAGACGTTCTACGTCGGCTGGTCGGCGAAGGTCGACATCGCCGACAACGACGACCGGTACATCTTCCAGCTCAAGTGCGACCCGAGCACCGGCACCGCCAACCACCCGATCGAGATCGACGCCACCAACGGCCGCGTACGGCTGCAGGAATGGGACACGCACCACGTGGCGCACCCGCTGTGGACCGCGCCGATCGTGAACGACCAGTGGCACTCCTACGCGCTGAAGATCCATCTGGCACGCACCGGGGGCACCATCGATCTCTGGTACGACGGGACTAAGCAGACATTCACGACCGGTTCCGGGACGTTCACCGGGACCACGTACGACGGCACCAGCGACTACCTGAAGTGGGGCTCGTACCACCCCTCCCCCGGGGACGCCGCGACCACTTTCACCAGTCCGACGATGGCGACGACGCTCCAGTTGGCGACCGCCGGCTCCTGA
- a CDS encoding LacI family DNA-binding transcriptional regulator, which produces MVDIRELARLSGVSPATVSRALNDRAEVSPETRRRILEMADRLGYSPNQPARTLVRRRSDMIGLIWDTGYTNQDRRHPFLLDLFVGIKQTLAESGYHLMVLSTAGAASPGDDTLYLRAAQQHSLAGVIMMGVDAAHPAITALVDAGTPCVGIDLPLHRNRTTYVTSDNRAGAATAVRHLHSLGHTAIATITGPLGLMPADERLAGYRAEMASLGLTPDPRHIVDGDFFLASGYEAARRLLDLPEPPTAVFAAGDEMAIGALHALADAGLRVPQDMAVVGFDDIEAAALLRPTLTTIAQDRVALGAGAVEALVDALDADNGTAHAPLQVATRLVVRGSCGGEVRAVRS; this is translated from the coding sequence ATGGTGGACATCCGCGAGCTGGCACGCCTCAGCGGCGTCTCCCCTGCCACCGTCTCGCGCGCGCTCAACGACCGGGCCGAGGTGAGCCCGGAGACCCGGCGGCGGATATTGGAGATGGCCGACCGGCTCGGCTACTCGCCGAACCAGCCGGCCCGCACGCTGGTCCGCCGGCGCTCGGACATGATCGGGCTGATCTGGGACACCGGCTACACCAACCAGGACCGGCGGCATCCGTTCCTGCTGGACCTGTTCGTCGGGATCAAGCAGACGCTCGCGGAGTCCGGCTACCACCTGATGGTGCTGTCCACGGCCGGCGCGGCCAGCCCCGGCGACGACACGCTCTACCTGCGCGCGGCCCAGCAGCACAGCCTGGCCGGCGTCATCATGATGGGCGTGGACGCCGCCCACCCGGCGATCACCGCCCTGGTCGACGCGGGCACCCCGTGCGTCGGCATCGACCTGCCCCTGCACCGCAACCGCACCACCTACGTCACCTCCGACAACCGCGCCGGCGCCGCGACCGCCGTCCGCCACCTGCACAGCCTCGGCCACACCGCGATAGCCACCATCACCGGCCCGCTGGGCCTGATGCCGGCCGACGAACGCCTGGCCGGCTACCGCGCCGAGATGGCAAGCCTGGGCCTGACCCCGGACCCCCGGCACATCGTCGACGGCGACTTCTTCCTGGCCAGCGGTTACGAAGCGGCCCGCCGCCTGCTCGACCTGCCCGAACCCCCCACCGCCGTCTTCGCCGCGGGCGACGAGATGGCCATCGGCGCCCTGCACGCCCTGGCCGACGCGGGCCTGCGCGTCCCGCAGGACATGGCCGTCGTCGGCTTCGACGACATCGAGGCCGCGGCCCTCCTGCGCCCGACCCTCACCACCATCGCCCAGGACCGCGTCGCCCTCGGCGCCGGCGCGGTCGAGGCCCTCGTCGACGCGCTGGACGCGGACAACGGGACGGCGCACGCGCCGCTGCAGGTGGCGACGCGCTTGGTGGTGCGGGGATCTTGCGGGGGCGAGGTGCGGGCGGTCCGGAGTTAG
- a CDS encoding DUF6884 domain-containing protein, translating into MPERPGDGSATPVAASSPATSTAASVILVGGGKAQLSEPAAVRDLYASPLFARRRARAEASGVPWFVVSGRWGLLDPGDFLAPYSFSFAAQSVNYRRAWGRFVAEQLCVVSPIGRGDIVEIWAAAGYTAALTNPIQYLGAQVRRADVDVDAGDSGDGPR; encoded by the coding sequence ATGCCAGAACGCCCCGGCGACGGATCCGCGACACCGGTCGCCGCGTCCTCGCCTGCCACGTCGACCGCAGCGTCCGTCATCCTCGTCGGAGGTGGGAAGGCTCAGCTGAGCGAGCCCGCCGCGGTCCGCGATCTGTATGCCAGCCCGCTGTTCGCACGCCGGCGGGCCCGCGCGGAAGCGAGCGGGGTGCCGTGGTTCGTTGTCAGCGGTCGATGGGGGCTGCTCGATCCCGGTGATTTTCTCGCGCCCTATTCCTTTTCCTTCGCGGCGCAGTCAGTGAACTACCGGCGGGCCTGGGGACGCTTCGTGGCCGAGCAGCTCTGCGTGGTCAGCCCGATCGGCCGCGGCGATATCGTCGAGATCTGGGCCGCGGCCGGCTACACCGCCGCGCTCACCAACCCGATTCAGTATCTCGGCGCCCAGGTTCGCCGGGCGGACGTGGACGTGGACGCGGGCGATTCGGGAGACGGGCCGC